One Prolixibacteraceae bacterium DNA segment encodes these proteins:
- a CDS encoding transposase, whose product MNKILTKQIQNKLSLYFCKLNSHLTKPELRCTREITTGILKTGSVIINQIATAIGDSIDKQQTTKRLRNHYNKKGFFLKLLRGHMDCVSDTIHEGDYILFDGSDIQKKYAKTMEGLDFVKDGDEKNKVGLGYWLMNVVHIDKANKMTPLYNKLYSFDHGAKSENNEAIEALKEVDNAISKNVTCVFDRGFDRQIIKDYVVSQQNNFIIRLKKNTKLIYKGKETTVSTIGKKIPFFMELTANKRGKNKSKKINFECGAVKVKYRIKQREFELWLVATKRKSGGKCWLLTNSPKHTITEVISEAFQAYGFRWKIEEYHRHIKSSYDLENIQIKKFDGLQCMLAILTIAMGILYNTLESMHLRLLLDSKIKILDKNKVSELRNFIYYKISTIIKILLANAYTKHIIQSKQTQVDVGQMRLNLDF is encoded by the coding sequence ATGAACAAGATACTTACAAAACAAATACAGAACAAGCTAAGTCTATATTTTTGTAAATTAAATAGTCATTTAACCAAACCAGAATTACGTTGTACACGTGAGATAACAACAGGTATTCTTAAGACAGGGTCTGTTATTATCAATCAAATAGCAACAGCTATAGGGGATTCTATAGACAAACAACAAACGACCAAAAGGCTTCGAAATCATTACAATAAAAAAGGTTTCTTTTTAAAACTTCTTAGAGGCCATATGGATTGTGTGTCAGATACAATTCATGAAGGAGACTACATTCTATTTGATGGATCAGATATTCAAAAGAAATATGCTAAGACCATGGAAGGTCTGGATTTTGTAAAAGATGGAGATGAGAAAAATAAGGTTGGATTAGGTTATTGGCTTATGAATGTTGTACATATTGATAAGGCCAATAAGATGACACCTTTGTATAATAAGCTGTACAGTTTCGATCATGGAGCCAAGAGTGAAAATAATGAAGCAATCGAAGCATTAAAAGAAGTAGATAATGCTATTTCAAAGAATGTAACTTGTGTGTTTGATCGAGGATTTGATCGTCAGATTATTAAGGATTATGTTGTTAGTCAACAAAATAACTTCATAATCAGATTGAAAAAGAATACCAAATTAATATACAAAGGCAAAGAAACTACTGTATCTACAATTGGGAAAAAGATTCCATTCTTCATGGAATTAACTGCCAATAAAAGAGGCAAAAACAAAAGTAAAAAGATAAACTTTGAGTGTGGTGCTGTTAAGGTTAAATATAGAATAAAGCAGAGGGAATTTGAGCTATGGCTTGTTGCTACAAAACGCAAATCAGGAGGGAAATGTTGGTTATTAACCAACTCACCTAAGCATACAATAACAGAAGTTATTAGTGAAGCTTTTCAAGCATATGGCTTTCGTTGGAAAATAGAAGAATACCATAGACATATCAAATCAAGCTATGATTTAGAGAATATACAAATAAAGAAGTTTGATGGACTGCAATGCATGTTGGCAATTTTAACCATTGCAATGGGAATCCTTTATAACACATTAGAGTCCATGCATCTAAGGTTGTTGCTAGATAGCAAAATTAAGATACTTGATAAAAACAAGGTATCTGAACTCAGAAATTTTATCTATTATAAGATAAGTACGATAATTAAAATTTTATTGGCAAATGCTTACACAAAACATATAATACAGAGTAAACAGACACAAGTAGACGTCGGACAAATGAGACTCAATCTAGATTTCTGA